From a single Sus scrofa isolate TJ Tabasco breed Duroc chromosome 13, Sscrofa11.1, whole genome shotgun sequence genomic region:
- the ZBTB47 gene encoding zinc finger and BTB domain-containing protein 47 isoform X2, whose translation MLLVEKTTDSPAAEFSLVEDVALHFACLMGRLNEQRLFQPDLCDVDLVLVPQRSVFPAHKGVLAAYSQFFHSLFTQNKQLQRVELSLEALAPGGLQQILNFIYTSKLLVNAANVHEVLSAASLLQMADIAASCQELLDARSLGPPGPGAVALAQPATSCTPAAPPYYCDIKQEADAPGLPKIYAREGPDPYSVRVEDGAGATGGTVPATIGPAQPFFKEEKEGGVEEAGGPPASLCKLEGGEELEEELGDSGTYSRREQSQIIVEVNLNNQTLHVSTGPEGKPGTATGPATMVLGREDGLQRHSEDEEDDEEEEEEEEEEEGGGSGGEEEEEEEGGSQGEEDDDEEEEGHSEQEEEEEEEEEGHSEQDQESSEEEEEEDEEDGEAGGRQGPGRRSSRVDPPPHSRMATRSARRRGPPEPEEAERRGGKRPKPPTGVVPTPARGPQATDGLGAKVKLEEKQHHPCQKCPRVFNNRWYLEKHMNVTHSRMQICDQCGKRFLLESELLLHRQTDCERNIQCVTCGKAFKKLWSLHEHNKIVHGYAEKKFSCEICEKKFYTMAHVRKHMVAHTKDMPFTCETCGKSFKRSMSLKVHSLQHSGEKPFRCENCNERFQYKYQLRSHMSIHIGHKQFMCQWCGKDFNMKQYFDEHMKTHTGEKPYICEICGKSFTSRPNMKRHRRTHTGEKPYPCDVCGQRFRFSNMLKAHKEKCFRVSHPLASDGTPAAPGLPPTQPQALPLLPGLPQTLPPPPHLPPPPPLFPTAASPGGRLNASN comes from the exons TTGCTGGTTGAGAAGACGACGGACTCACCAGCGGCCGAGTTCTCGCTGGTGGAGGACGTGGCGCTGCACTTTGCCTGCTTGATGGGCCGCCTGAACGAGCAGCGCCTCTTCCAGCCCGACCTGTGTGACGTGGATCTGGTGCTGGTGCCCCAGCGTAGTGTCTTCCCAGCACACAAGGGCGTGCTGGCCGCCTACAGCCAGTTCTTCCACTCGCTCTTCACCCAGAACAAGCAGCTGCAGCGTGTGGAGCTGTCCCTGGAGGCTCTGGCCCCCGGCGGTCTGCAGCAGATCCTCAACTTCATCTACACATCCAAGCTGCTGGTCAACGCAGCCAACGTCCACGAGGTGCTCAGTGCTGCCTCGCTGCTGCAGATGGCTGACATCGCTGCATCCTGCCAGGAGCTGCTGGACGCCCGCTCCCTTGGGCCCCCAGGCCCTGGTGCCGTGGCCCTCGCCCAGCCAGCCACCAGCTGCACCCCGGCCGCGCCGCCCTACTACTGCGACATCAAGCAGGAGGCGGATGCCCCAGGCCTGCCCAAGATCTATGCCCGTGAGGGCCCTGACCCCTACTCAGTGCGTGTTGAGGACGGagctggggccacaggtggtacGGTGCCTGCCACCATTGGGCCAGCTCAGCCCTTCttcaaggaggagaaggagggtggCGTTGAGGAGGCTGGTGGGCCCCCAGCCAGCTTGTGCaagctggagggtggggaggagctaGAGGAAGAGCTTGGGGATTCTGGCACCTACAGTCGCCGGGAGCAGTCTCAGATCATCGTGGAGGTGAACCTCAACAACCAGACACTGCATGTGTCCACAGGGCCTGAGGGGAAGCCAGGCACTGCCACGGGCCCGGCCACCATGGTGCTGGGCCGGGAGGATGGGCTGCAGAGACACTCAGAGGATGAGGAGGATgacgaggaagaggaggaggaagaggaggaagaggagggtggtggcagtggaggggaggaggaagaagaggaggagggtggcAGTCAAGGAGAGGAGGACGAcgatgaagaggaggaagggcacagcgagcaggaggaggaagaggaggaggaggaggaagggcacaGTGAGCAGGACCAGGAGagctcagaggaggaagaggaggaggatgaggaggacggggaggcggggggcaggcaggggcctgGCCGCCGAAGCAGCCGGGTGGACCCACCTCCTCACAGTCGCATGGCAACTCGGTCTGCCCGGCGCCGGGGCCCCCCTGAGCCTGAGGAGGCCGAGCGGCGGGGTGGGAAGCGGCCAAAACCTCCTACAGGAGTGGTTCCTACGCCAGCCCGAGGGCCACAGGCCACTGATGGGCTGGGGGCCAAGGTGAAACTGGAGGAGAAGCAGCACCACCCATGCCAGAAGTGCCCACGAGTTTTCAACAACCGCTGGTACCTGGAGAAGCACATGAACGTGACCCACAGCCGCATGCAGATCTGTGACCAGTGCGGCAAGCGCTTCCTGCTGGAGAGTGAGCTGCTTTTGCACCGGCAGACAGACTGCGAGCGCAACATCCAG TGTGTGACATGCGGCAAAGCTTTTAAGAAGCTCTGGTCCCTCCATGAGCACAACAAGATTGTGCATGGCTACGCAGAAAAGAAGTTCTCCTGTGAGATTTGTGAGAAGAAgttctacaccatggctcacgtgCGCAAGCACATGGTCG CCCACACCAAGGATATGCCCTTCACCTGCGAGACCTGCGGGAAGTCCTTCAAACGCAGCATGTCTCTCAAGGTGCACTCACTGCAGCACTCCGGGGAGAAGCCGTTCAGATGTGAG AACTGCAATGAGCGCTTCCAGTACAAGTACCAGCTGCGGTCACACATGAGCATCCACATCGGCCACAAGCAGTTCATGTGCCAGTGGTGCGGCAAGGACTTCAACATGAAGCAGTACTTTGATGAGCACATGAAGACCCACACAG GGGAGAAGCCGTACATCTGCGAGATCTGCGGCAAGAGCTTCACCAGCCGACCCAACATGAAGCGGCACCGACGCACGCACACCGGGGAGAAGCCCTACCCCTGCGACGTGTGTGGCCAGCGCTTCCGCTTCTCCAACATGCTCAAGGCGCACAAGGAGAAGTGCTTCCGCGTCAGCCACCCCCTGGCCAGCGATGGTACCCCTGCGGCCCCAGGGCTGCCTCCCACTcagccccaggctctgccccTGCTGCCAGGGCTGCCCCAgaccctcccgcccccaccccacctgccgcccccgcccccgctcttCCCTACCGCTGCCAGCCCCGGCGGGAGGCTGAATGCCAGCAATTAA
- the ZBTB47 gene encoding zinc finger and BTB domain-containing protein 47 isoform X1, whose protein sequence is MGRLNEQRLFQPDLCDVDLVLVPQRSVFPAHKGVLAAYSQFFHSLFTQNKQLQRVELSLEALAPGGLQQILNFIYTSKLLVNAANVHEVLSAASLLQMADIAASCQELLDARSLGPPGPGAVALAQPATSCTPAAPPYYCDIKQEADAPGLPKIYAREGPDPYSVRVEDGAGATGGTVPATIGPAQPFFKEEKEGGVEEAGGPPASLCKLEGGEELEEELGDSGTYSRREQSQIIVEVNLNNQTLHVSTGPEGKPGTATGPATMVLGREDGLQRHSEDEEDDEEEEEEEEEEEGGGSGGEEEEEEEGGSQGEEDDDEEEEGHSEQEEEEEEEEEGHSEQDQESSEEEEEEDEEDGEAGGRQGPGRRSSRVDPPPHSRMATRSARRRGPPEPEEAERRGGKRPKPPTGVVPTPARGPQATDGLGAKVKLEEKQHHPCQKCPRVFNNRWYLEKHMNVTHSRMQICDQCGKRFLLESELLLHRQTDCERNIQCVTCGKAFKKLWSLHEHNKIVHGYAEKKFSCEICEKKFYTMAHVRKHMVAHTKDMPFTCETCGKSFKRSMSLKVHSLQHSGEKPFRCENCNERFQYKYQLRSHMSIHIGHKQFMCQWCGKDFNMKQYFDEHMKTHTGEKPYICEICGKSFTSRPNMKRHRRTHTGEKPYPCDVCGQRFRFSNMLKAHKEKCFRVSHPLASDGTPAAPGLPPTQPQALPLLPGLPQTLPPPPHLPPPPPLFPTAASPGGRLNASN, encoded by the exons ATGGGCCGCCTGAACGAGCAGCGCCTCTTCCAGCCCGACCTGTGTGACGTGGATCTGGTGCTGGTGCCCCAGCGTAGTGTCTTCCCAGCACACAAGGGCGTGCTGGCCGCCTACAGCCAGTTCTTCCACTCGCTCTTCACCCAGAACAAGCAGCTGCAGCGTGTGGAGCTGTCCCTGGAGGCTCTGGCCCCCGGCGGTCTGCAGCAGATCCTCAACTTCATCTACACATCCAAGCTGCTGGTCAACGCAGCCAACGTCCACGAGGTGCTCAGTGCTGCCTCGCTGCTGCAGATGGCTGACATCGCTGCATCCTGCCAGGAGCTGCTGGACGCCCGCTCCCTTGGGCCCCCAGGCCCTGGTGCCGTGGCCCTCGCCCAGCCAGCCACCAGCTGCACCCCGGCCGCGCCGCCCTACTACTGCGACATCAAGCAGGAGGCGGATGCCCCAGGCCTGCCCAAGATCTATGCCCGTGAGGGCCCTGACCCCTACTCAGTGCGTGTTGAGGACGGagctggggccacaggtggtacGGTGCCTGCCACCATTGGGCCAGCTCAGCCCTTCttcaaggaggagaaggagggtggCGTTGAGGAGGCTGGTGGGCCCCCAGCCAGCTTGTGCaagctggagggtggggaggagctaGAGGAAGAGCTTGGGGATTCTGGCACCTACAGTCGCCGGGAGCAGTCTCAGATCATCGTGGAGGTGAACCTCAACAACCAGACACTGCATGTGTCCACAGGGCCTGAGGGGAAGCCAGGCACTGCCACGGGCCCGGCCACCATGGTGCTGGGCCGGGAGGATGGGCTGCAGAGACACTCAGAGGATGAGGAGGATgacgaggaagaggaggaggaagaggaggaagaggagggtggtggcagtggaggggaggaggaagaagaggaggagggtggcAGTCAAGGAGAGGAGGACGAcgatgaagaggaggaagggcacagcgagcaggaggaggaagaggaggaggaggaggaagggcacaGTGAGCAGGACCAGGAGagctcagaggaggaagaggaggaggatgaggaggacggggaggcggggggcaggcaggggcctgGCCGCCGAAGCAGCCGGGTGGACCCACCTCCTCACAGTCGCATGGCAACTCGGTCTGCCCGGCGCCGGGGCCCCCCTGAGCCTGAGGAGGCCGAGCGGCGGGGTGGGAAGCGGCCAAAACCTCCTACAGGAGTGGTTCCTACGCCAGCCCGAGGGCCACAGGCCACTGATGGGCTGGGGGCCAAGGTGAAACTGGAGGAGAAGCAGCACCACCCATGCCAGAAGTGCCCACGAGTTTTCAACAACCGCTGGTACCTGGAGAAGCACATGAACGTGACCCACAGCCGCATGCAGATCTGTGACCAGTGCGGCAAGCGCTTCCTGCTGGAGAGTGAGCTGCTTTTGCACCGGCAGACAGACTGCGAGCGCAACATCCAG TGTGTGACATGCGGCAAAGCTTTTAAGAAGCTCTGGTCCCTCCATGAGCACAACAAGATTGTGCATGGCTACGCAGAAAAGAAGTTCTCCTGTGAGATTTGTGAGAAGAAgttctacaccatggctcacgtgCGCAAGCACATGGTCG CCCACACCAAGGATATGCCCTTCACCTGCGAGACCTGCGGGAAGTCCTTCAAACGCAGCATGTCTCTCAAGGTGCACTCACTGCAGCACTCCGGGGAGAAGCCGTTCAGATGTGAG AACTGCAATGAGCGCTTCCAGTACAAGTACCAGCTGCGGTCACACATGAGCATCCACATCGGCCACAAGCAGTTCATGTGCCAGTGGTGCGGCAAGGACTTCAACATGAAGCAGTACTTTGATGAGCACATGAAGACCCACACAG GGGAGAAGCCGTACATCTGCGAGATCTGCGGCAAGAGCTTCACCAGCCGACCCAACATGAAGCGGCACCGACGCACGCACACCGGGGAGAAGCCCTACCCCTGCGACGTGTGTGGCCAGCGCTTCCGCTTCTCCAACATGCTCAAGGCGCACAAGGAGAAGTGCTTCCGCGTCAGCCACCCCCTGGCCAGCGATGGTACCCCTGCGGCCCCAGGGCTGCCTCCCACTcagccccaggctctgccccTGCTGCCAGGGCTGCCCCAgaccctcccgcccccaccccacctgccgcccccgcccccgctcttCCCTACCGCTGCCAGCCCCGGCGGGAGGCTGAATGCCAGCAATTAA